The Lates calcarifer isolate ASB-BC8 unplaced genomic scaffold, TLL_Latcal_v3 _unitig_1268_quiver_1015, whole genome shotgun sequence genomic interval ttcagctcaaactgtcttgttagaacaaaatactgaaacattacaataattctgattacagtgatgaagttcattttactcttgttgtctttctctcacaatatctccatcttcaccagaGACTGAACATGAGGACGATGATAAGATCATCttgacctgctctgtgtttccatATGGAGGCTGTAAATACACAGTAGAGTGGCTGAAGGATGATTTCACAGTAATGGAGACATCACATCATTCCTGTTCAGCCTCTgtgaacattaaaacatctcaCCTGACTGAGATTCAGAATTACAATGCATTAAAGTGTAAAGTGACAGATAGAGACACTGGAAAAGCAGAACATTTTATCTTCAGCCTTCAGAcctcaaaggagaaaacaggtgagaatatgatgagctgtttaaatcatttcaaactgacatGTATAATTACACACATCATTGTTCATTTGACAGATGTGAAGTTTGAATATTGaaccattgtttgtcatgtgtttgttgcagatgttaaacatgaagtatgttttcactgaacagtttattgacttttatttgttcagatccaacaacaacaacaactactgctactactactactactactgctactactactactgctactactactactactactactgctactactactgctgctacagcaccaacaacaacagccacagcagcaaccatgagagagagaacatcagaagggacaaataaaaaaacctcCACAAACGTTAACCCAACAAAACCACAAGGTAGAGActgaacctctctctctctctctctctctctctctctctctctctctctctctctctcggctgTGGGTGGAGAtattctctcattcactccATCAGTGGCTTTGTTAAACAGTTGTAATCCTCTTCACAGTATTATCAGCTTTATGTCTCTTTATCATAAACTATGATGAGTTATTGAAGTGTAAAGTGACAGATATTGACTCTGGAAAAGTGCAGCAGTTTAACTTCAGCTCTCAGAGCTCAGGTGAGAGAACAGGTGAGAATATGATGAGCTGTTTGAATCATTTCAACCTTGTgaataaaatcacacagaacttttctttatttcagggATTTGAAGtttactttgtcacattttaacatGAGGTGTTTTCTCACTGTTCACATTGTATTTGTTCAGGTGAGGATGGAAGTGGAGTGAGAACAACAATCAAACCAGGGAcatcaggaggaaaaaacaacacaacatctgcaAACAACAATCCACAACCACAAggtaatgtctctctctctctctctctctctctctctctctctctctctctctctctctctctctctctctctctctctgtgggaggAGATATGTCTGatacaggaaaaacatttctgactgATAATAACAGACATTTGATGTTTGTCAGTTAAAATAttacagatacagagacagtaaaTGAACATGATCATAAACAGCTCATCATCTCAACACCACTGACTATTTTTATCTCTTCTAAATTCTCTCTccaggttggtggtggtggtggctcaTCATTGTAGCTGGAGGTTTAGCAGCACTCATAATATCTGTTGTTGTGTTCGTCAGATGGAAGAAAACTAGAGGTGAGAACATTAGCAGGTGAAACATttagatgaaaaataaactttcactgTAAAAGCTAAACTcaactcttttttcttttcagggaaCCAAAGACAGACGGATGGAAACATGGTGAGTTTTAAATCTGAATGATCACATGTTAATACAGTTATGGTTTTAGAAATGGAAGTGgggtttgtggtttttatttctcattattAAATTAACTGTGCAGTTTTCCACCTGAAAGAATCGATGAAATAATAAACATGAGTGATTTCACAGTAGaaaaacagtcagtgtttgCAGAAGAGAGGGTCAGTTAATTGTTGGGAGTATAAGAtgctgaagatgtttcaccATCTCATTCATCACATTATCTTTACGTCGTACTCAGATGTtgcttgtgttgtgttcactgtgatgCGCTTTCAGGAAACACAATGACTGAATGTTACTAAACTGTATTTCTACAGGGACTGAGCTTAAACCCTGCAGAGACTCTTGAATCTAACTTTGTCCTTcaacagagaagaagaacaaagaaCAGATTCAACTGGATTTGAtgtgaatgaaattaaattattagTTCAGTATGAATTCACAGTCTTTATGTTGTCTTCACTGTGTAGACTGATCCTGAACGTGGTGTTTCCTACGCCTCCATCAGCTACACCAAGAAGACCAAGAGTAAAGCTCGGGTAAGCTGTCTGATTGGTTATACctgatgatttgattttttgttttttgttctttgtgaaGCCCTCACTACACAGCAGCACCACCATCAGACCAACATGTCAACTTCACAACATATTTCATCATCTGATCAGCAgataaaagctgcagaaaagtGAACATTTCAGTTGTTAGATGTCAGAAACATCAGGACTTCTTGAActcctgtcagctgatgttgTGTTAAGTTTATGTGTTGTACTGTTTCCTCCCAGGTTCAGGGTGATGATGGTGAAGGTGGTGCAGTGACCTACAGCACTGTGaaagcctcctcctcttctgctggaGCCTCCATTGATCTCAGCAACCTCTATGCTACCATCAAGTAACCAAACAAATAACATGTTACTTATTAAATgcaacatgttatttttataaCA includes:
- the LOC108887727 gene encoding uncharacterized protein LOC108887727 isoform X1, which produces MMAEFTWIQMSLFLILVLQFTAANGQNPSVFTVRVGDEVTLPCENVRDDQDQCDRTTWIFTGSGSRSSVPLFELGKIHKDAKSKSDRLSVTENCSLVIKKVTVENAGYYNCRQFYRSGQQQGPEAPVELSVVTKTEHEDDDKIILTCSVFPYGGCKYTVEWLKDDFTVMETSHHSCSASVNIKTSHLTEIQNYNALKCKVTDRDTGKAEHFIFSLQTSKEKTDPTTTTTTATTTTTTATTTTATTTTTTTATTTAATAPTTTATAATMRERTSEGTNKKTSTNVNPTKPQGEDGSGVRTTIKPGTSGGKNNTTSANNNPQPQGWWWWWLIIVAGGLAALIISVVVFVRWKKTRGNQRQTDGNMTDPERGVSYASISYTKKTKSKARVQGDDGEGGAVTYSTVKASSSSAGASIDLSNLYATIK
- the LOC108887727 gene encoding uncharacterized protein LOC108887727 isoform X2 gives rise to the protein MMAEFTWIQMSLFLILVLQFTANGQNPSVFTVRVGDEVTLPCENVRDDQDQCDRTTWIFTGSGSRSSVPLFELGKIHKDAKSKSDRLSVTENCSLVIKKVTVENAGYYNCRQFYRSGQQQGPEAPVELSVVTKTEHEDDDKIILTCSVFPYGGCKYTVEWLKDDFTVMETSHHSCSASVNIKTSHLTEIQNYNALKCKVTDRDTGKAEHFIFSLQTSKEKTDPTTTTTTATTTTTTATTTTATTTTTTTATTTAATAPTTTATAATMRERTSEGTNKKTSTNVNPTKPQGEDGSGVRTTIKPGTSGGKNNTTSANNNPQPQGWWWWWLIIVAGGLAALIISVVVFVRWKKTRGNQRQTDGNMTDPERGVSYASISYTKKTKSKARVQGDDGEGGAVTYSTVKASSSSAGASIDLSNLYATIK
- the LOC108887727 gene encoding uncharacterized protein LOC108887727 isoform X3, whose translation is MMAEFTWIQMSLFLILVLQFTAANGQNPSVFTVRVGDEVTLPCENVRDDQDQCDRTTWIFTGSGSRSSVPLFELGKIHKDAKSKSDRLSVTENCSLVIKKVTVENAGYYNCRQFYRSGQQQGPEAPVELSVVTKTEHEDDDKIILTCSVFPYGGCKYTVEWLKDDFTVMETSHHSCSASVNIKTSHLTEIQNYNALKCKVTDRDTGKAEHFIFSLQTSKEKTDPTTTTTTATTTTTTATTTTATTTTTTTATTTAATAPTTTATAATMRERTSEGTNKKTSTNVNPTKPQGWWWWWLIIVAGGLAALIISVVVFVRWKKTRGNQRQTDGNMTDPERGVSYASISYTKKTKSKARVQGDDGEGGAVTYSTVKASSSSAGASIDLSNLYATIK